GCAGTCGCTGCGAGTTTACTCGCCAAAGGAAGATCAACAGTCATCAATCCGTCCCTTTGTGATGATGGGATCGCATCAATTTCTATTATGGAAAAGCTAGGTGGTACTTTCAAGTTGGAGGACGGAAGAATCTTGGTGGAAGGAACAAGAGGTCTCGAAAAGAATATAAAGGAACGGGTCTTCAACTGCCAAGAGAGCGGGCTCTGTGCCCGTATGTTTATCCCTATCTGTGCTTTGAGGGATGAAGAGTTAATCTTGGATGGAGAAGGGAGCTTAAAGGAAAGACCGATTGGAAGATTAGAGGATCTTAAAGAATTCAATATCAATTGCGTAAGTAAAAACGGATATTTGCCCGTAAAAGTTAGGGGCAGGGCGAAAGGTAAAGTAGCAACGGTAGACGGAAGTCTAACTTCCCAGATCATCTCCGGACTTCTTTTTTGCTTACCGCTTACAGAGAATGACTCAGTCCTAAGGATAAAAGAGGGGAAAAGCAAGCCTTACATCCGCATGACGCTAGATATACTGAGGAAAGCGAAAGTCAAATTTGAGGCCGATGACGATCTATCCACCATCTATATTCCAGGCGGTCAGAGCTTCGATCCTATAAATTACACGGTCGAGAAAGACTGGTCATCCGCATCCTTTTTTTTAGTTGGCGCTGCCATCTCTGGAAGTATCTTTGTGAGAGATTTAGCATTCGACTCAGAACAGGCGGATAAAAGAATCATCGACGTTCTAAAAATGTGCGGTGCAAAAGTGGAGATTACGCCTTACGGCGTAATGGTTCAAAAGGATAGAATTAGACAATTCCAGTTCGACACTTCCGACTGTCCTGATCTTTTCCCTCCTCTTTGTGTTCTTGCCGCCTGTGCTGAGGGGAAAAGCACAATCTATGGCACCCATAGGCAGCTCCATAAGGAGAGTAATAGGCTTTCAAGCATGTGTACAGGATTTGAAAAGCTAGGGATCAAGTTCGAGGTTACGGAAAATAAGATAACGATAGAGGGCAAAAAAAAGATAAAGGGAGGAACGATAGATCCAAAAAGAGACCACAGAATTGCCATGGCCTTTGCAATACTGGGACTTAGAAGCTCAGAAGGAATTGAGATTCTAAATCCGGGATGCACGAAAAAGTCTTATCCGGGGTTTTTCGATGAACTTTCGAGGTTAACTAGATGAACACGTTCGGAAAACTCTTCAGGATAACGATAATCGGCAAATCCCACGGAGAGATAGTTGGAGTGGTGATAGATGGATGTCCAAGCGGATTGCCGCTTAGTTTGGAAGACTTTAAAGAAGATTTAAAAAGAAGGATGCCAGATCTTAAAGGGGTGACCCAAAGGAAGGAGGAAGACGTTCCACTCATTAAGTCTGGACTTTACAGAGGAAGGACCGATGGCTCACCTTTAGTTATCCTTTTCGAAAATAAAGATGTGAGCTCAAAAAGCTATGAAGATCTCGAACATCTTCCAAGACCTGGACATGCGGACTTTGTAGCCTACAAAAAGTACGGAGGGTTTAACGATCCTAGGGGAGGTGGACAGTTCTCTGGAAGACTCACCGTGGCCATCTGTGCAGCCGGTGTTGTTGCGAAGAAGCTCATAAAGCCGACAACGGTCCATGCGGAACTCATCGAGGTAGGAGGAAGAAAAGATTTTATTGCGGCAATAGAAGAGGCAGAGAGTGTAGGAGATACGTTAGGTGGTATCGTAGAATGCACGATAAAGAACGTTCCACCGGGTCTTGGCGAACCATTCTTTGATAGTTTCGAGTCTCTAATAAGCCACATGGTTTTTTCGATTCCCGGGGTAAAAGGTATCGAGTTCGGCTGCGGGTTCGATTCATCTCGTATGAAAGGATCGGAATATAACGATGAGATAATATCCATTGATGGAAAGACGAAAACAAACCACTCAGGTGGTATCCAAGGCGGAATAACAAACGGAAATGATGTGATTTTGAGGGTAGTTGTAAGGCCGACCCCGAGTATAAGGAAGAAACAGTGGACCTTAGACTTAAGAACAGGCCAAAGAACCGAAATAGAAATTAAAGGAAGGCATGACACTTGTTTTGCCATAAGGATCCCTGTCATTTTGGAGGCCGCATGTAGCATAGTGCTTGCAGATCTTATGCTCATGGAACAGAAAATACGGAGGGTGTGGCATGAAAGAGGATGAGATTAGGACGCTAAGAAAAAAGATTGACGGGATCGATAAAAAGATCATAGAGCTTCTAGACGAAAGGTTTAAGATCGTTCTAAAGATCGGAAGACTCAAAGAGCGCATATTCGACCCCCAAAGAGAAGAAGAGATCCTCAACAATCTAAGGAGACATCCAAGCTACCTTATCGATGCGAACTTTATAGAGAAACTTTTCGGATTGATCCTAAAGCGAAGTAAGGATGTTCAAGAAGAGGGATTAAGACTTATAGGATTCCAAGGAGAACACGGTGCGTATAGCGAAATTGCCGCTATGAAGTTTGATCGTAGCCTTGTTCCTATTCCCTGCATGGAATTTGAAGAAATTTTTGAGGAGACTGAAAAAGGGATACTCGACTTTGGTATTGTTCCAATTGAAAACTCTCTCGAGGGAGGAATTTCTAAAGTTTTGGATCTTCTTTTGACCACTAAGTTGTACATAGTAGG
The sequence above is a segment of the Thermodesulfobacteriota bacterium genome. Coding sequences within it:
- the aroA gene encoding 3-phosphoshikimate 1-carboxyvinyltransferase is translated as MDSIVIKKASISGEVIAPPSKSMTIRAVAASLLAKGRSTVINPSLCDDGIASISIMEKLGGTFKLEDGRILVEGTRGLEKNIKERVFNCQESGLCARMFIPICALRDEELILDGEGSLKERPIGRLEDLKEFNINCVSKNGYLPVKVRGRAKGKVATVDGSLTSQIISGLLFCLPLTENDSVLRIKEGKSKPYIRMTLDILRKAKVKFEADDDLSTIYIPGGQSFDPINYTVEKDWSSASFFLVGAAISGSIFVRDLAFDSEQADKRIIDVLKMCGAKVEITPYGVMVQKDRIRQFQFDTSDCPDLFPPLCVLAACAEGKSTIYGTHRQLHKESNRLSSMCTGFEKLGIKFEVTENKITIEGKKKIKGGTIDPKRDHRIAMAFAILGLRSSEGIEILNPGCTKKSYPGFFDELSRLTR
- a CDS encoding chorismate synthase, translated to MNTFGKLFRITIIGKSHGEIVGVVIDGCPSGLPLSLEDFKEDLKRRMPDLKGVTQRKEEDVPLIKSGLYRGRTDGSPLVILFENKDVSSKSYEDLEHLPRPGHADFVAYKKYGGFNDPRGGGQFSGRLTVAICAAGVVAKKLIKPTTVHAELIEVGGRKDFIAAIEEAESVGDTLGGIVECTIKNVPPGLGEPFFDSFESLISHMVFSIPGVKGIEFGCGFDSSRMKGSEYNDEIISIDGKTKTNHSGGIQGGITNGNDVILRVVVRPTPSIRKKQWTLDLRTGQRTEIEIKGRHDTCFAIRIPVILEAACSIVLADLMLMEQKIRRVWHERG